A single window of Dendropsophus ebraccatus isolate aDenEbr1 chromosome 5, aDenEbr1.pat, whole genome shotgun sequence DNA harbors:
- the LOC138792623 gene encoding twist-related protein 2-like: MKEEGACPDSPEGSLVTSEEEAERQQRKAIRKRTVLVGKGGEGRVPLSPPCKRNKRSPQIDTFEDVHTQRIIANVRERQRTQSLNDAFAELRKIIPTLPSDKLSKIQTLKLASRYIDFLYQVLQSDELDHKIASCNYLAHERLSYAFSVWRMEGAWSMSTSH, encoded by the coding sequence ATGAAAGAAGAAGGAGCATGCCCTGACTCCCCTGAAGGCAGCCTGGTAACCAGCGAAGAAGAGGCTGAGCGCCAACAGAGGAAGGCCATACGTAAGCGCACAGTGCTGGTAGGCAAAGGTGGCGAGGGGAGGGTGCCTCTTTCACCTCCGTGCAAGCGTAACAAAAGGAGCCCCCAAATAGATACGTTTGAGGATGTACACACACAGAGAATCATTGCCAACGTGAGAGAGCGGCAGCGCACACAGTCCCTAAATGATGCTTTTGCAGAGCTCAGAAAGATCATTCCTACCTTGCCATCCGATAAGCTAAGCAAAATACAGACCCTGAAGCTGGCTTCTCGCTATATTGATTTTCTGTACCAGGTCTTGCAGAGTGATGAGCTGGACCACAAGATTGCCAGTTGTAACTACCTTGCCCATGAAAGACTCAGCTATGCCTTCTCTGTGTGGAGAATGGAAGGTGCCTGGTCCATGTCTACATCCCACTGA